From the Argentina anserina chromosome 3, drPotAnse1.1, whole genome shotgun sequence genome, the window ACCGCTATTGAGATCAGTATGAAACCTCTTGCTCGACGATGAATTAGTCCCCATCGATGATGATCCCCCCGCTTCATTCCAAAACGGCGATGGAAGCTGACGTTTCGAGGGGTTGTTGCTCACGGGCATTACGATGTCGCCTTTCGCACTCGACATGAACTGATGGGAAAGGTTGGAATGACTACTGTTTTGCACGCCTTCACTCGATAATATCCCGTCGAAGAAATTGTCCTCGTCATTTTCCAGCAACGCCGTGTAGTTGGTGGCCTTCGGCGGCGACGGCTTCGGCATTGACTGGACAAAAATACCCTCCATGGAGTTTGTTGTAGAGTCCTCCTCcctgtgatgatgatgatgatgatgatgatgatcatacTCCATCACAGGCCTCTGCGAGTTGATCTTCTTGTAAATCCGGCACAAAACCCAGTCATCCAACTacacaaacaaaaacatgtaaaaaaaaaaaaaattaaagctgTGGTGATGAGCCTACCAGCTATTCGACAACATTAAATTTTTCGAGCTTGATGCAAACGTGTACCCTTAGGGAGGCCTTTTTGTTGGTCGGATCAGGAGGCTTGAGTGCGGCGCTGGAGTTGTCGTCGTTGACGAGGCGATACTCGTGCATGATCcaattggttttgattcccTTGGGCGGTTTCCCGCCGTAGAAAACCAGAGCTTTCTTGACGCCCACTTTCTGGTTCCCGTTCGATGTCAGAATCGGCTTGTCTGTTCCGGTCGCCTTCCAATACCCCGAGGTGGCCGCCCTGTTCGGCCTAGCTCCGTTCGGGTACTTCCGGTCTCTGGGACTGAAAAAATACCACTCCTGCTCCCCAAACGTGGCCTTACCTAGAATTTTGCATGACAACCATATTAACACAAACACGAATTGAGACATATGAAAGAGTGTATAGGAGTATGATCAGATTTAGATTGACAAGTCGTACTTGGAAGCTCCCAAGGATCGAACTTGTACAAGTCGACCTCCGCGATGATGGTGACGGGAAGCGGAGCGGAGGCGGCTTTATTCTTGAGGTAGTGGACGACCAGCTCCTCGTCCGTGGGGtggaaccggaagccgggagGGAGCTGGGGGTGACCGGAGCCGGAGGAGGAGTCCGTGCTGTCCATCGGAAAAGTGGTGAGGAATTGAGGGGGAGAGGAGGAGCGATGAGGAGGGGTTTgcttggaggaggaggagaagtgGTGAGGCTGCACAGAGTGGCGGCGGTTAGGTGACAAATATAAAGGACCAAGCGGCGCCGGTGAGTGGTCGACACGTGTAGGTGTGATGCAATGGTTAGGCGACACGTGGGGTGTGGGGACCGGGGGGAAACGGTGAT encodes:
- the LOC126786740 gene encoding NAC transcription factor 25, which encodes MDSTDSSSGSGHPQLPPGFRFHPTDEELVVHYLKNKAASAPLPVTIIAEVDLYKFDPWELPSKATFGEQEWYFFSPRDRKYPNGARPNRAATSGYWKATGTDKPILTSNGNQKVGVKKALVFYGGKPPKGIKTNWIMHEYRLVNDDNSSAALKPPDPTNKKASLRLDDWVLCRIYKKINSQRPVMEYDHHHHHHHHHREEDSTTNSMEGIFVQSMPKPSPPKATNYTALLENDEDNFFDGILSSEGVQNSSHSNLSHQFMSSAKGDIVMPVSNNPSKRQLPSPFWNEAGGSSSMGTNSSSSKRFHTDLNSGGGSGGGGGVDESNTSFVSMLNQLPHQNAAFHPNSLLGSLNPQFHLPSMNWNS